A genome region from Acidimicrobiales bacterium includes the following:
- a CDS encoding poly-gamma-glutamate hydrolase family protein, with amino-acid sequence MFGELLDHPGVEEQCELRSRFGLLAFHGGSLERGTDAIAVAAADRAGASLYVVRQPPDLRWHVPSIAFDPADSPKLAAFVDHVEVAVAVHGYGRTGLWTTLLLGGRNRSLAARLGTALRTRLGEEFTIVDTLEDIPERLRGLHHRNPVNLPPGHGVQLELPPRVRSGTGAPTYQRAYETAVVDALAEVASRWTAARSNGGKPVMGFS; translated from the coding sequence ATGTTCGGTGAGCTGCTCGACCATCCGGGCGTCGAGGAGCAGTGCGAGCTGCGGAGCCGCTTCGGGTTGCTGGCCTTCCACGGCGGCAGCCTCGAACGGGGTACCGACGCCATCGCCGTCGCCGCGGCCGACCGGGCCGGAGCGTCGCTCTACGTCGTGCGCCAACCACCCGACTTGCGCTGGCACGTCCCGTCGATCGCCTTCGACCCGGCCGACTCGCCCAAGCTGGCGGCGTTCGTCGACCACGTCGAGGTGGCCGTGGCCGTCCACGGCTACGGCCGGACCGGCCTCTGGACCACCCTGCTGCTCGGCGGCCGGAACCGGTCACTCGCCGCCCGGCTGGGCACAGCCCTGCGGACTCGCCTCGGCGAGGAGTTCACCATCGTCGACACGCTGGAGGACATCCCCGAGCGGCTCCGCGGCTTGCACCACCGAAACCCGGTCAACCTGCCCCCCGGCCACGGCGTGCAGCTCGAGCTGCCACCCCGCGTCCGGTCCGGCACCGGCGCCCCCACCTACCAACGGGCCTACGAGACAGCGGTCGTCGACGCCCTTGCCGAGGTCGCGTCACGTTGGACGGCAGCACGCTCGAACGGCGGCAAGCCGGTGATGGGCTTCTCGTGA
- a CDS encoding carboxylesterase family protein gives MASRRFAGIVLAVAAVVPLGAAGAATEAEAEAEVDPATDTTAAVVRTEAGLVRGRTDGGHLDFQGIPYAAPPVGEGRWAPPRRPRSWSGVRDATTPGNVCAQPGYLPDGTPTVTGAEDCLYLNVTTPTTPTPAAAAAATRARGRRLPVMVWLHGGGFVSGAGTEYDGARLAEAGNVMVVTVNYRLGPLGFLSTPALDGEGERGRDRQQSGNYGLQDQQAALRWVERNAARFGGDPGNVTIFGQSAGSITVCAHLASPGSRGLYDKAIAQSGSCANDFVTKPVADERGRGTTTALGCDDAGAGVDSRAVAACLRERPVADVLATTPPQGPVTDERADRPWLPVVGTSVLPRQPIDALARGSAADVPLMVGSTQQEMWSFVGFRYDAGGRPLTVAAYEAVIADTFGPDAADVLARYPASAHPSPAQALATVLTDWGRQIGACPVLETARVAARQAPVFAYELTEDSGEVYEGFPLGAYHSWDLPFLWDLSIPDSAYPELTPSQRALSERMVGLWTTFAHTGDPNARGSDDWPRFDPAVDSVLSLAAGEGGIAPAPFAAPHQCTFWSTR, from the coding sequence ATGGCTTCTCGCAGATTCGCAGGCATCGTCCTCGCCGTCGCCGCCGTGGTCCCGCTCGGGGCGGCCGGCGCTGCCACCGAAGCCGAAGCCGAAGCCGAGGTCGACCCGGCCACCGACACGACGGCAGCGGTGGTTCGGACCGAGGCCGGTCTCGTCCGGGGCCGCACCGATGGCGGTCACCTCGACTTCCAGGGCATCCCCTACGCCGCGCCCCCGGTGGGCGAGGGGAGGTGGGCCCCACCTCGGCGGCCGCGGTCGTGGTCCGGGGTCCGTGACGCCACCACCCCGGGCAACGTCTGCGCCCAGCCCGGCTACCTGCCCGACGGCACGCCGACGGTCACCGGTGCGGAGGACTGCCTGTACCTGAACGTGACCACACCCACCACGCCCACGCCTGCGGCCGCGGCCGCGGCGACCCGAGCCAGGGGCCGGCGGTTGCCGGTGATGGTGTGGCTCCACGGCGGCGGGTTCGTGTCGGGAGCGGGCACCGAGTACGACGGCGCCCGCCTGGCCGAGGCCGGAAACGTGATGGTGGTGACCGTCAACTACCGCCTGGGGCCGCTGGGCTTCCTGTCGACGCCGGCCCTCGACGGTGAGGGCGAACGCGGTCGCGACCGGCAGCAGTCCGGCAACTACGGCCTGCAGGACCAGCAGGCGGCGCTGCGATGGGTGGAGCGCAACGCGGCCCGCTTCGGCGGCGACCCCGGCAACGTCACGATCTTCGGGCAGTCCGCCGGGTCGATCACCGTCTGCGCCCACCTGGCCTCCCCCGGGTCCCGAGGGCTGTACGACAAGGCGATCGCCCAGAGCGGCTCGTGCGCCAACGACTTCGTGACCAAGCCGGTCGCCGACGAGCGGGGTCGCGGGACCACCACCGCCCTGGGCTGCGACGACGCGGGCGCGGGCGTCGACTCCCGGGCCGTCGCCGCCTGCCTGCGGGAGCGGCCGGTGGCCGACGTCCTGGCCACCACGCCCCCGCAGGGGCCCGTCACCGACGAGAGGGCCGACCGGCCGTGGCTGCCCGTCGTCGGCACGTCGGTCCTGCCCCGCCAGCCGATCGACGCCCTGGCCCGGGGTTCGGCCGCCGACGTGCCGCTGATGGTCGGCAGCACCCAGCAGGAGATGTGGTCGTTCGTCGGGTTCCGCTACGACGCCGGCGGTCGGCCGCTCACCGTCGCCGCCTACGAGGCGGTGATCGCCGACACCTTCGGCCCCGACGCCGCCGACGTCCTGGCCCGCTACCCGGCATCCGCCCATCCGAGCCCGGCCCAGGCCCTGGCGACGGTGCTGACCGACTGGGGCCGCCAGATCGGCGCCTGCCCGGTGCTGGAGACCGCCCGGGTCGCCGCCCGCCAGGCCCCGGTGTTCGCCTACGAGCTGACCGAGGACAGCGGCGAGGTCTACGAGGGCTTCCCGCTGGGCGCCTACCACAGCTGGGACCTGCCGTTCCTCTGGGACCTGTCGATCCCCGACAGCGCCTACCCCGAGCTGACGCCGAGCCAGCGGGCGCTGTCGGAGCGGATGGTCGGCCTCTGGACGACGTTCGCCCACACCGGCGACCCCAACGCCCGGGGCTCCGACGACTGGCCCCGGTTCGACCCCGCCGTCGACAGCGTCCTCTCCCTGGCCGCCGGCGAAGGCGGAATCGCCCCCGCCCCGTTCGCCGCCCCCCACCAGTGCACCTTCTGGTCCACCCGCTGA
- a CDS encoding Na+/H+ antiporter — translation MDGFEVVLVAVLVSVAGLNALASRIGVPYPIVLVLGGLALGLVPGLPDVELEPDVVLLVFLPPLLYAAAFFSEPRALRSYARALAMTSVGLVLITLGLVAVLGHLVLDLSWPMAFALGAIVSPTDPAAATAIMRRLGAPRRIVNLVEGESLFNDAAALVAYRVAVAAAVEGAFSLFDAGVEFLLAAVGGVALGLGVGYVIGEVRRRLDDPPTEITLSLAAGYLAFLPAEELHLSGVLAVVAAGLYLGWRAPDLASPSTRLQAFAVWDVLTFLLNATLFVLIGLQLPMVVDGLTGQGWLELVGYATAVCAAVIGARFVWLFTTPYLLRAIDRRPRQRELRVGAAERTVVAWSGLRGAVTLATALALPLETDAGAVLPGRDLIVFVAFAVVLVTVVGQGLTLPALIRRLGVAADGREEEHEELVARLTASKAALTELEVMADEGWAGDETLERSRQYYEQRKRRFAAQAGKIEDDGYEVASQVRQQVLRRLFQAERRSIVELRNTGEISNDVMHRLERELDLEESYLEQ, via the coding sequence GTGGATGGGTTCGAAGTGGTCCTCGTGGCCGTGTTGGTGTCGGTGGCGGGGCTCAACGCGCTGGCGAGCCGGATCGGGGTTCCGTATCCGATCGTGCTGGTCCTCGGGGGCCTGGCGTTGGGGTTGGTGCCGGGGCTGCCGGACGTCGAGCTGGAGCCCGACGTGGTGCTCCTCGTGTTCCTGCCGCCGTTGCTGTACGCCGCGGCGTTCTTCTCGGAGCCGCGGGCCCTCCGCAGCTACGCCCGTGCCCTGGCGATGACCTCGGTGGGGCTGGTGCTGATCACGCTGGGGCTGGTGGCGGTGCTGGGCCATCTCGTGCTCGACCTGTCGTGGCCGATGGCGTTCGCGTTGGGGGCGATCGTGTCGCCGACCGATCCGGCGGCGGCGACGGCGATCATGCGCCGCCTGGGCGCCCCCCGCCGGATCGTGAACCTGGTGGAGGGCGAGAGCCTGTTCAACGACGCCGCGGCCCTGGTCGCCTACCGGGTGGCGGTGGCGGCGGCGGTGGAGGGGGCGTTCTCGCTGTTCGACGCCGGTGTGGAGTTCCTGCTGGCCGCCGTGGGCGGCGTGGCGCTGGGCCTGGGGGTCGGGTACGTGATCGGGGAGGTCCGACGCCGGCTCGACGACCCTCCGACCGAGATCACGCTCAGCCTGGCGGCGGGGTACCTGGCCTTCCTGCCCGCGGAGGAGCTGCACCTTTCGGGGGTGCTGGCCGTGGTGGCGGCGGGCCTGTACCTGGGGTGGCGGGCCCCGGACCTGGCCTCGCCGTCGACCCGCCTCCAGGCGTTCGCGGTCTGGGACGTGCTCACCTTCCTGCTCAACGCCACGCTGTTCGTGCTCATCGGGCTGCAGCTGCCGATGGTGGTCGACGGCCTCACCGGGCAGGGGTGGCTGGAGCTGGTCGGGTACGCCACGGCGGTGTGCGCGGCGGTGATCGGTGCCCGGTTCGTGTGGCTGTTCACCACGCCGTACCTCCTCCGGGCGATCGACCGGCGTCCGCGGCAGCGCGAGCTGCGGGTGGGTGCGGCGGAGCGGACGGTGGTGGCCTGGAGCGGTCTGCGGGGGGCTGTGACCCTGGCGACCGCGCTGGCGCTGCCCCTGGAGACCGACGCGGGCGCCGTGCTGCCGGGCCGCGACCTGATCGTGTTCGTCGCCTTCGCGGTGGTGCTGGTCACCGTGGTGGGCCAGGGGCTCACGCTGCCGGCGCTGATCCGGCGCCTCGGCGTGGCCGCGGACGGCCGTGAGGAGGAGCACGAGGAGCTGGTGGCCCGCCTGACGGCGAGCAAGGCGGCGCTCACCGAGCTGGAGGTGATGGCCGACGAGGGATGGGCGGGCGACGAGACCCTGGAGCGGTCCCGGCAGTACTACGAGCAGCGCAAGCGACGCTTCGCGGCCCAGGCCGGCAAGATCGAGGACGACGGCTACGAGGTCGCGTCGCAGGTTCGCCAGCAGGTTCTGCGGCGCCTCTTCCAGGCCGAGCGCCGGTCGATCGTCGAGCTCCGCAACACGGGTGAGATCAGCAACGACGTGATGCACCGCCTCGAGCGCGAGCTCGACCTCGAGGAGTCCTACCTCGAGCAGTAG
- a CDS encoding glycogen debranching N-terminal domain-containing protein: MSQIANSPFDVTAPVASLAEGGGPVTLVEGRTFAISDPSGDIASDVAQGLFVLDTRVLSRFELRVNGAPLQTLAIESREPYAATFVTLAQAAPGHADSELTVMRRRHVGKGMRDDLVVTNYGLEVVPITVEVHVDVDFADLFAVKEGRVDAHRHRSAHVQNGTIWFEDHGDSTDKRVTIKATGNPTVKAGHLVWEAKLQPGETWQACMGFVVSVDGEEIEPRFRCGGDDGTSVPAERMREWRTTVPTVETDHVGLASAVQRSDSDLGALRVFDPDHPDMPILAAGAPWFMTPFGRDSLLTGWMALIADHTLAEGVLETLARFQGQDANPETEEEPGKILHEMRFQGATSSSLDQATVYYGSVDSSALFVMLLGELLRWDPRNEMGERLVPHADRALEWMENHGDRDGDGYVEYARSTDKGLGNQGWKDSWDSVRHADGELARAPIALCEVQGYTYAAYVARARIAEYVGDEATLQRYREKADELRRRFNEDFWLDDQGTFALALDGDKRQVAAVASNVGHCLWTGIVDPEKARSVADRLVADDMFSGWGVRTLSTSMPAYNPASYHNGSVWPHDNALCAQGLMRYGFVDHAHRVIGAQLDLAARIPGSLPELFAGYARGDVAVPAAYPAACSPQAWAAASPLMWLRTILRLDPIVARGQMHLAPVLPPGVGRLHVEGINIGDRRITIHVEGDDVTVEGAEGIEILVEPRPPLSSLLDHAPS; this comes from the coding sequence GTGAGCCAGATCGCCAACTCCCCCTTCGACGTGACCGCGCCGGTGGCATCGCTCGCCGAGGGCGGCGGCCCCGTGACGCTGGTCGAGGGCCGCACGTTCGCCATCTCCGACCCGAGCGGCGACATCGCGTCGGACGTGGCCCAGGGCCTGTTCGTCCTGGACACCCGGGTCCTCTCCCGCTTCGAGCTGCGGGTGAACGGCGCTCCGCTGCAGACCCTGGCCATCGAGTCGCGGGAGCCGTACGCGGCCACGTTCGTGACGCTCGCCCAGGCCGCCCCCGGCCACGCCGACTCCGAGCTCACGGTCATGCGCCGCCGCCACGTCGGCAAGGGCATGCGCGACGACCTCGTCGTCACCAACTATGGCCTCGAAGTCGTCCCCATCACGGTCGAGGTGCACGTCGACGTGGACTTCGCCGACCTGTTCGCGGTGAAGGAGGGTCGGGTCGACGCCCACCGCCACCGCAGCGCCCACGTGCAGAACGGCACGATCTGGTTCGAGGACCACGGCGACTCGACCGACAAGCGGGTGACGATCAAGGCGACGGGCAACCCCACAGTCAAGGCCGGGCACCTGGTGTGGGAGGCCAAGCTGCAGCCGGGCGAGACCTGGCAGGCCTGCATGGGCTTCGTGGTCAGCGTCGACGGCGAGGAGATCGAGCCCCGCTTCCGCTGCGGCGGCGACGACGGCACCAGCGTCCCCGCCGAGCGCATGCGGGAGTGGCGCACCACGGTCCCCACCGTCGAGACCGACCACGTCGGCCTGGCCAGCGCGGTGCAGCGCTCCGACAGCGACCTCGGCGCCCTGCGCGTCTTCGACCCCGACCACCCCGACATGCCGATCCTGGCCGCCGGTGCGCCCTGGTTCATGACGCCGTTCGGGCGGGACTCGCTGCTCACCGGGTGGATGGCCCTGATCGCCGACCACACGCTGGCTGAAGGGGTGCTGGAGACGCTGGCCCGCTTCCAGGGCCAGGACGCCAACCCCGAGACCGAGGAGGAGCCGGGCAAGATCCTCCACGAGATGCGCTTCCAGGGCGCCACCAGCTCGTCGCTCGACCAGGCCACCGTCTACTACGGGTCGGTCGACTCGTCGGCGCTGTTCGTCATGCTGCTGGGCGAGCTGCTCCGCTGGGACCCCCGCAACGAGATGGGGGAGCGACTGGTGCCCCATGCCGACCGGGCCCTGGAGTGGATGGAGAACCACGGCGACCGCGACGGCGACGGGTACGTCGAGTACGCGCGGAGCACCGACAAGGGGCTGGGCAACCAGGGATGGAAGGACTCGTGGGACTCGGTCCGCCACGCCGACGGCGAGCTGGCCCGCGCACCGATCGCCCTGTGCGAGGTGCAGGGGTACACCTACGCCGCCTACGTCGCCCGGGCCCGCATCGCCGAGTACGTCGGTGACGAGGCGACCCTCCAGCGCTACCGCGAGAAGGCCGACGAGCTGCGCCGGCGCTTCAACGAGGACTTCTGGCTCGACGACCAGGGCACGTTCGCCCTGGCCCTGGACGGTGACAAGCGCCAGGTCGCCGCCGTCGCGTCGAACGTCGGCCACTGCCTGTGGACCGGGATCGTCGACCCGGAGAAGGCCCGGTCGGTGGCCGACCGGCTGGTGGCCGACGACATGTTCAGCGGCTGGGGCGTGCGGACCCTGTCGACGTCGATGCCGGCCTACAACCCGGCCAGCTACCACAACGGCTCGGTGTGGCCGCACGACAACGCCCTCTGCGCCCAGGGCCTGATGCGCTACGGCTTCGTCGACCACGCCCACCGCGTCATCGGCGCCCAGCTCGACCTGGCGGCCCGGATCCCCGGGAGCCTGCCCGAGCTGTTCGCCGGCTACGCGCGCGGCGACGTCGCCGTCCCCGCCGCCTATCCGGCGGCCTGCTCACCCCAGGCGTGGGCGGCGGCCTCGCCACTGATGTGGCTGCGGACCATCCTGCGCCTCGACCCGATCGTGGCCCGGGGGCAGATGCACCTGGCGCCGGTCCTGCCGCCGGGGGTCGGCCGCCTGCACGTCGAGGGGATCAACATCGGCGACCGGCGGATCACCATCCACGTCGAGGGCGACGACGTGACCGTCGAGGGGGCCGAGGGCATCGAGATCCTCGTCGAGCCCCGCCCGCCGCTGTCGTCGCTGCTCGACCACGCCCCGAGCTGA
- a CDS encoding AMP-binding protein, with protein MNVGQVLEPAVERVPERTALVVGDRRCSYAELERWVRRVAAALRSRGVGPGDRVALVDNGSVLSVATILAAARVGAASAQMNVLLTPDELGKLVTTVDARVGVAGEPFRAGLADALGAAAVLGEDDIAAGVDDSEAPDADAATDAAVDADADALVLFTSGTTGLPKPIAIGHGVVDVRLRYYAAPVEPDAPPVVDMMTAPIFHIGGTLGLLVSLHSGRTIVLLPRFDAGAWLEAVERHRVSRTFMVPTMLQRILDHPDFPARDLGSLEQISYGAAAAPVALVERALDALPHVEFMNVFGQTETLGAYAALGADDHRARRKLGSAGTPLPGVEVRIVDVATEQDCPAGTVGQVWVRAAQNVTADWLRTGDLATLDDEGYLHPVGRMTDTINRGGEKFGPIEVEEVLRSHPAVRDAGVCGVPDPELGQRVAAVVVTVDGRALDPDDLRTFAARRLARFKLPERIVFADDLPYSNLGKVSRPALAAVIDGHGDADGHGHEGTR; from the coding sequence GTGAACGTCGGACAGGTCCTGGAGCCCGCGGTCGAGCGGGTGCCCGAGCGCACCGCGCTGGTCGTCGGCGACCGCCGGTGCAGCTACGCCGAGCTCGAGCGGTGGGTGCGCCGGGTGGCCGCAGCCCTGCGCTCCCGTGGCGTCGGGCCCGGCGACCGGGTGGCGCTGGTGGACAACGGCAGCGTCCTGTCGGTCGCCACGATCCTGGCCGCCGCCCGCGTCGGGGCCGCGTCGGCGCAGATGAACGTGCTGCTCACGCCGGACGAGTTGGGCAAGCTGGTGACGACGGTCGACGCCCGGGTCGGGGTGGCCGGCGAGCCGTTCCGGGCCGGTCTGGCCGACGCCCTCGGCGCCGCCGCCGTGCTGGGCGAGGACGACATCGCCGCCGGCGTGGACGACTCCGAGGCCCCCGATGCCGACGCTGCCACCGACGCCGCCGTCGACGCGGACGCCGACGCCCTGGTGCTGTTCACCAGCGGCACCACCGGCCTGCCCAAGCCGATCGCCATCGGCCACGGCGTGGTCGACGTGCGCCTCCGCTACTACGCCGCGCCCGTCGAGCCCGACGCGCCGCCGGTGGTCGACATGATGACGGCGCCGATCTTCCACATCGGCGGCACGCTCGGGCTGCTGGTCAGCCTGCACTCGGGCCGGACGATCGTGCTGCTCCCCCGGTTCGACGCCGGCGCCTGGCTGGAGGCGGTCGAGCGGCACCGGGTGTCCCGCACCTTCATGGTGCCCACGATGCTCCAGCGCATCCTCGACCACCCCGACTTCCCGGCCCGCGACCTCGGCTCGCTGGAGCAGATCAGCTACGGCGCCGCCGCGGCCCCGGTGGCGCTGGTGGAGCGGGCCCTCGACGCACTGCCCCACGTCGAGTTCATGAACGTGTTCGGCCAGACCGAGACCCTCGGCGCCTACGCCGCCCTGGGTGCCGACGACCACCGGGCCCGGCGGAAGCTCGGCTCGGCCGGCACGCCGCTCCCGGGCGTCGAGGTGCGGATCGTCGACGTGGCCACCGAGCAGGACTGCCCCGCCGGCACCGTCGGGCAGGTGTGGGTGCGCGCCGCCCAGAACGTCACCGCCGACTGGCTGCGCACCGGCGACCTCGCCACCCTCGACGACGAGGGCTACCTCCACCCCGTCGGCCGCATGACCGACACCATCAACCGGGGCGGCGAGAAGTTCGGGCCGATCGAGGTGGAGGAGGTGCTGCGCAGCCACCCGGCCGTGCGGGACGCCGGCGTGTGCGGGGTGCCCGACCCCGAACTGGGGCAGCGGGTGGCCGCCGTCGTCGTGACGGTGGACGGCAGGGCGCTCGACCCCGACGACCTCCGGACCTTCGCCGCCCGGCGCCTGGCCCGCTTCAAGCTGCCCGAGCGGATCGTCTTCGCCGACGACCTGCCCTACAGCAACCTCGGCAAGGTCAGCCGCCCGGCGCTGGCCGCCGTGATCGACGGCCACGGCGACGCCGACGGCCACGGCCACGAAGGGACCCGCTGA
- the pafA gene encoding Pup--protein ligase: MERRIFGLENEYGITFTLRGQRRLSPDEVARYLFRRVVSWGRSSNVFLANGARLYLDVGSHPEYATPECDSILDLVTHDKAGERILEQLLVAASQQLRDEGIRGVVYLFKNNTDSAGNSYGCHENYLTSRQDDLGHYAEVLIPFFVSRQIYAGAGKVLQTARGAMYCIAQRAEHIWEGVSSATTRSRPIINTRDEPHADAERYRRLHVIVGDSNMSEYTTFLKVGATSILLRMLEDPTFVVRDMTLENPIRAIREISHDPTMKRLVRLANGREVSALDIQSEYLERAQRYAETRDLSPLESQALLMWEHCLTRLADDPLTLDREVDWVIKHKLIESYCAKHELPLSDPRVALIDLQYHDIDRRRGLFYKMQERGLVERVTDDEAIDEAVEVPPQTTRARLRGEFIRRAKERKRDYTVDWVHLKLNDQAQRTVLCKDPFRSQDDRVDRLIASL, from the coding sequence ATGGAGCGGCGGATCTTCGGGCTCGAGAACGAGTACGGGATCACCTTCACGTTGCGCGGGCAGCGGCGCCTGAGCCCCGACGAGGTGGCGCGCTACCTGTTCCGGCGGGTGGTGTCGTGGGGCCGCAGCTCCAACGTGTTCCTCGCCAACGGCGCGCGGCTGTACCTCGACGTCGGCAGTCACCCGGAGTACGCCACGCCGGAGTGCGATTCGATCCTCGACCTCGTCACCCACGACAAGGCGGGCGAGCGCATCCTCGAGCAGCTCCTCGTGGCGGCGTCGCAGCAGCTGCGCGACGAGGGCATCCGGGGCGTCGTCTACCTGTTCAAGAACAACACCGACTCCGCCGGGAACTCCTACGGCTGCCACGAGAACTACCTCACCTCCCGCCAGGACGACCTGGGCCACTACGCCGAGGTCCTCATCCCGTTCTTCGTCTCCCGGCAGATCTACGCCGGCGCCGGGAAGGTGCTGCAGACCGCGAGGGGCGCGATGTACTGCATCGCCCAGCGCGCCGAGCACATCTGGGAAGGCGTCTCGTCGGCCACCACCCGCAGCCGCCCGATCATCAACACCCGCGACGAACCCCACGCCGACGCCGAGCGCTACCGGCGCCTCCACGTGATCGTCGGCGACTCGAACATGAGCGAGTACACGACGTTCCTCAAGGTCGGCGCCACGTCGATCCTGCTGCGGATGCTCGAAGACCCCACGTTCGTGGTGCGCGACATGACGCTCGAGAACCCCATCCGGGCCATCCGCGAGATCAGCCACGATCCGACGATGAAGCGCCTGGTCCGGCTGGCCAACGGCCGCGAGGTGTCGGCGCTCGACATCCAGAGCGAGTACCTGGAGCGGGCCCAGCGCTACGCCGAGACCCGCGACCTCTCACCGCTGGAGTCCCAGGCCCTGCTGATGTGGGAGCACTGCCTCACCCGCCTCGCGGATGACCCCCTGACGCTCGACCGCGAGGTCGACTGGGTGATCAAGCACAAGCTGATCGAGTCGTACTGCGCCAAGCACGAGCTGCCGCTGTCCGACCCGCGGGTGGCCCTGATCGACCTGCAGTACCACGACATCGACCGGCGGCGCGGCCTCTTCTACAAGATGCAGGAGCGGGGCCTGGTCGAGCGGGTGACCGACGACGAAGCGATCGACGAAGCCGTCGAGGTGCCGCCCCAGACCACTCGGGCCCGCCTGCGGGGCGAGTTCATCCGCCGCGCCAAGGAGCGCAAGCGCGACTACACGGTCGACTGGGTCCACCTGAAGCTCAACGACCAGGCCCAACGCACCGTGTTGTGCAAGGACCCCTTCCGCTCCCAGGACGACCGGGTCGACCGCCTCATCGCCAGTCTCTAG
- the ligD gene encoding non-homologous end-joining DNA ligase, translating to MAKAPAIEVQVGERTVRVSNPDRVYFPATGATKLDLVEYYLAVGPGIVNALRERPCMMHRFPTGVSGEKVHQKRVPGGAPPWLETVNVYFPRYGRTADELCVTELAQVIWAVQMSTVEFHPWNSRRADVEKPDEWRIDLDPMPECPPSRVRQVAHVAHEVLDDLGAVGWPKTSGGRGLHVYVRIEPTHEFTDVRRAALAFAREVERRAPKDVTTTWWRKDRDPTALFVDYNQNARDHTMAAAYSVRGRPDATVSTPITWAEIDTVEPGDCTMATVPARFAELGDLHAKIDEEVFGIDELLDWATRDEQSGAEDPPPPDET from the coding sequence GTGGCCAAGGCTCCGGCGATCGAGGTCCAGGTGGGGGAGCGGACGGTGCGGGTCTCCAACCCGGATCGCGTGTACTTCCCGGCGACGGGAGCGACGAAGCTCGACCTCGTCGAGTACTACCTGGCGGTCGGGCCGGGCATCGTCAACGCCCTGCGGGAGCGGCCCTGCATGATGCACCGCTTCCCGACCGGGGTGAGCGGCGAGAAGGTGCACCAGAAGCGGGTGCCGGGCGGGGCGCCGCCGTGGCTGGAGACCGTCAACGTCTACTTCCCCCGCTACGGGCGGACCGCCGACGAGCTGTGCGTGACCGAGCTGGCGCAGGTGATCTGGGCGGTGCAGATGTCGACCGTCGAGTTCCACCCCTGGAACTCCCGGCGGGCCGACGTCGAGAAGCCGGACGAGTGGCGCATCGACCTCGACCCCATGCCGGAGTGCCCGCCCTCCCGGGTGCGGCAGGTGGCCCACGTCGCCCACGAGGTGCTCGACGATCTGGGCGCCGTCGGCTGGCCCAAGACCTCGGGCGGGCGGGGGCTGCACGTGTACGTCCGCATCGAGCCGACGCACGAGTTCACCGACGTGCGGCGGGCGGCGCTGGCGTTCGCCCGTGAGGTGGAGCGCCGGGCGCCGAAGGACGTGACGACCACGTGGTGGCGCAAGGACCGCGACCCGACGGCGCTGTTCGTGGACTACAACCAGAACGCCCGGGACCACACGATGGCGGCGGCCTACTCGGTGCGGGGCCGGCCCGACGCCACGGTGTCGACGCCGATTACCTGGGCCGAGATCGACACCGTCGAGCCCGGCGACTGCACGATGGCGACCGTCCCGGCCCGCTTCGCCGAGCTCGGCGACCTCCACGCCAAGATCGACGAGGAGGTGTTCGGGATTGACGAGCTCCTCGACTGGGCCACCCGCGACGAGCAGTCCGGCGCCGAGGATCCCCCTCCCCCGGACGAGACCTGA
- a CDS encoding LysR family transcriptional regulator translates to MLHLGRLRLLYELQERGTIAAVAEALHFTPSAVSQQLAVLEREAGVPLLEASGRGVRLTDPALVLAGHAGELLARAERAEAELAAATGRVAGRGRIASFQSMALQVAVPAMRALAREAPELQCQLVEAEPETSLPALALGDVDVVLGDEWQHQPHARPPGIDRVDQWDDPVRLVLPADHPAARRHRRAVPLAALAGAVWTTGHPGEGWEEMTRRTCRELGGFDPDIRHRTNDSVVSLGLVAGGLAVTLLPELNHPESHPGVVVRAIADTTVHRTIFTATRTADAHRPSVQALLAALHTAIEAR, encoded by the coding sequence ATGCTCCACCTCGGTCGCCTCCGGCTGCTGTACGAGCTGCAGGAGCGCGGCACGATCGCGGCCGTGGCCGAGGCGCTGCACTTCACGCCGTCGGCCGTGTCGCAGCAGCTCGCGGTGCTCGAACGGGAGGCCGGGGTGCCGCTGCTGGAGGCGTCGGGCCGGGGCGTCCGGCTCACCGACCCCGCCCTCGTCCTTGCGGGCCACGCCGGCGAGCTGCTGGCGCGGGCCGAGCGGGCGGAGGCCGAGCTGGCGGCCGCCACCGGACGGGTGGCCGGCCGGGGGCGCATCGCCTCGTTCCAGTCGATGGCGCTCCAGGTCGCCGTCCCGGCGATGCGGGCGCTGGCCCGGGAGGCGCCCGAGCTGCAGTGCCAGCTGGTCGAGGCCGAGCCCGAGACGTCGCTCCCGGCGCTCGCCCTGGGCGACGTCGACGTGGTGCTGGGCGACGAGTGGCAGCACCAACCCCACGCCCGGCCGCCCGGCATCGACCGCGTCGACCAGTGGGACGACCCCGTCCGCCTCGTGCTGCCGGCGGACCACCCGGCGGCGCGGCGTCACCGGCGGGCCGTGCCGCTGGCGGCGCTGGCCGGCGCGGTGTGGACCACCGGCCACCCCGGCGAGGGCTGGGAGGAGATGACCCGGCGGACGTGCCGGGAGCTGGGAGGCTTCGACCCGGACATCCGGCACCGCACCAACGACAGCGTCGTCAGCCTGGGTCTCGTCGCCGGCGGCCTGGCGGTCACGCTGCTCCCCGAGCTCAACCACCCCGAGTCCCACCCGGGCGTCGTCGTCCGCGCCATCGCCGACACGACCGTCCACCGCACGATCTTCACCGCCACCCGCACCGCCGACGCCCACCGCCCCTCGGTCCAGGCCCTCCTCGCCGCCCTCCACACCGCCATCGAGGCCCGATAG